A genomic stretch from Halarsenatibacter silvermanii includes:
- a CDS encoding cupin domain-containing protein, translating to MEVIKMDEIEGITNKRGVTAKQLHKNEDVQIMNLVLKPGDEVPSHSVPVNVFFYVVSGRGTIAIGDEEAEVKQDDIIPCPKNTEMALSADRGEDFSVINVK from the coding sequence ATGGAAGTAATTAAAATGGATGAGATCGAAGGAATAACCAACAAAAGAGGCGTAACTGCCAAACAGCTTCACAAAAACGAAGATGTTCAGATAATGAATTTAGTTTTAAAACCAGGGGATGAGGTGCCATCTCATTCCGTGCCGGTTAATGTTTTCTTTTATGTAGTTTCAGGGCGAGGCACCATTGCTATAGGAGATGAAGAAGCTGAAGTAAAGCAAGATGATATTATTCCCTGTCCAAAAAATACAGAGATGGCGCTATCAGCTGATAGAGGAGAAGATTTTTCCGTGATCAATGTAAAA
- a CDS encoding TetR/AcrR family transcriptional regulator encodes MSSDKKDIILKAAVDIFAREGFYNTNTALITEKAGVAVGTIYNYFDSKDAILEEIFAKELEDRLQSLEKLSARSDLAAMEKLEEFLFHHFARIKNNPSLGRVLVREREFPRKKSEAIRKYFYSIPQKIEKLLVEIENESEIEIENPEISAAIIFGSIQGIMDNALRSDNLDSLDNAHSVLTSLLKKGIKK; translated from the coding sequence ATGTCCTCGGATAAAAAGGATATTATTCTGAAGGCGGCAGTAGATATATTTGCAAGGGAGGGGTTTTACAATACAAATACCGCCCTCATAACAGAAAAAGCGGGCGTGGCCGTCGGTACTATCTATAATTATTTTGACAGCAAAGATGCCATACTGGAGGAGATCTTTGCTAAAGAACTGGAAGATCGTCTGCAATCCCTGGAGAAATTATCCGCCAGGTCCGATCTGGCTGCCATGGAAAAGCTGGAGGAATTTTTATTTCATCATTTTGCTCGCATCAAAAATAATCCCAGTCTGGGCAGGGTGCTGGTACGAGAAAGAGAATTTCCACGCAAAAAGTCTGAAGCGATAAGAAAGTATTTTTACAGTATACCTCAAAAGATCGAAAAACTGCTCGTAGAAATAGAAAATGAAAGCGAGATCGAAATTGAAAATCCCGAAATATCAGCTGCCATAATTTTCGGTTCAATTCAGGGAATCATGGACAATGCCCTGCGCAGTGATAACCTGGATTCGCTTGACAATGCTCACAGTGTCCTGACTTCACTGCTTAAAAAAGGTATAAAAAAATAA